A stretch of the Sorangium aterium genome encodes the following:
- a CDS encoding allantoicase — translation MAEARGVTGPAFTEALDLASERLGGAVLAANDEFFAPKENLLKAGKAVFLEHEYTDRGKWMDGWETRRRRTPGFDWCLVRLGLPGIIRGVIVDTAFFRGNYPEHCSIEACAARPDARVEDLLDPRTHWVEILPRSPLAGDSQNAFELSCASRFTHLRLNIYPDGGVARLRVHGDALSDVRRLDRPGAEIDLAAAENGGRVLSCSDMFFGVRHNLIMPGRAANMGEGWETRRRRGPGYDWALLALAAQGEIARIEVDTNHFKGNYPDSCMIEGIDAAGRSAAELAGAGEWREIVPRTKLQAHTRHLFEEELRAAGPFTHVRLNIYPDGGVSRLRIFGKATRSGAAEQRLRWLNALTEPEAEAELRVTCGSPAWASQMAAARPFRDEEHLSAAAGQAFARLAPEDWLEAFRAHPRIGETRPQAEAAEASATTRRFSSQEQAGMSVAAQETREALARLNRVYDEKFGFIYIVCATGKSADEMLEALRARLEHTPEQELPIAADEQQKITAIRLKKLLWGG, via the coding sequence ATGGCTGAAGCGAGAGGGGTGACGGGGCCGGCGTTCACCGAGGCGCTCGATCTGGCCTCGGAGCGCCTGGGTGGGGCGGTGCTCGCGGCGAACGACGAGTTCTTCGCGCCGAAGGAGAACCTGCTCAAGGCAGGAAAAGCGGTGTTCCTGGAGCACGAGTACACAGATCGCGGGAAATGGATGGACGGCTGGGAGACGCGCAGGCGCAGGACTCCCGGGTTCGACTGGTGCCTCGTCCGGCTGGGGCTGCCAGGGATCATCCGCGGGGTCATCGTCGATACGGCGTTCTTCCGGGGCAATTACCCCGAGCACTGCTCCATCGAGGCGTGCGCGGCGCGGCCCGACGCGCGGGTCGAGGACTTGCTCGATCCACGGACGCACTGGGTCGAGATCCTTCCGCGCTCCCCGCTGGCCGGCGACTCGCAGAACGCGTTCGAGCTGAGCTGCGCTTCGCGGTTCACGCACCTCCGCCTGAACATCTACCCGGATGGCGGGGTGGCGCGGCTCCGGGTGCATGGCGACGCCCTCTCCGACGTTCGCCGGCTCGATCGCCCGGGCGCGGAGATCGACCTCGCGGCCGCGGAGAACGGCGGGCGCGTGCTCTCGTGCAGCGACATGTTCTTCGGGGTGCGCCACAACCTCATCATGCCCGGCCGGGCGGCGAACATGGGAGAGGGCTGGGAGACGCGGCGCCGGAGGGGGCCCGGGTACGACTGGGCGCTCCTGGCGCTCGCGGCTCAGGGCGAGATCGCGCGGATCGAGGTCGACACGAACCACTTCAAGGGCAATTACCCCGACAGCTGCATGATCGAGGGGATCGACGCGGCGGGGCGCTCCGCGGCGGAGCTCGCCGGCGCGGGCGAGTGGCGGGAGATCGTGCCGCGGACGAAGCTCCAGGCGCACACGCGTCATCTCTTCGAGGAAGAGCTCCGCGCGGCGGGGCCGTTCACGCACGTGCGCCTGAACATCTATCCTGACGGCGGCGTGAGCCGGCTCCGCATCTTCGGCAAGGCGACCCGGAGCGGGGCGGCCGAGCAGCGGCTCCGCTGGCTCAACGCGCTCACGGAGCCGGAGGCCGAGGCGGAGCTCCGGGTGACGTGCGGCTCGCCGGCGTGGGCATCGCAGATGGCGGCGGCGCGGCCGTTCCGCGACGAGGAGCACCTCTCCGCGGCGGCGGGGCAGGCCTTTGCGCGGCTCGCGCCGGAGGACTGGCTCGAGGCGTTCCGCGCGCACCCCCGCATCGGAGAGACCAGGCCGCAGGCGGAGGCCGCGGAGGCGAGCGCGACGACGAGGCGCTTCTCCAGCCAGGAACAGGCGGGGATGAGCGTCGCAGCGCAGGAGACGCGGGAGGCGCTCGCGCGCTTGAACCGCGTCTATGACGAGAAGTTCGGGTTCATCTACATCGTCTGCGCCACCGGGAAGAGCGCGGACGAGATGCTGGAGGCGCTGCGCGCGCGGCTCGAGCACACGCCGGAGCAGGAGCTGCCCATCGCCGCGGACGAGCAGCAGAAGATCACGGCGATCCGGCTGAAGAAGCTCTTGTGGGGCGGATAG
- a CDS encoding CHRD domain-containing protein, translating into MQHLKMLALGAVLLATALARAALPERPVPSLTAALTGQDEVPGPGDPKGSGTARVTLDLDRGEVCFDLAVAGIAPATAARIHEGPVGRAGRGIITLMPPTGGSSNGCVSATRDELSALLDDPERYYVAVRTADFPDGALRGQLSR; encoded by the coding sequence ATGCAGCACCTCAAGATGCTCGCGCTGGGCGCCGTCCTGCTCGCGACGGCGCTGGCGCGCGCGGCGTTGCCTGAGCGCCCGGTCCCCTCGCTCACGGCGGCGCTCACGGGGCAAGACGAAGTGCCCGGCCCCGGCGATCCGAAGGGGAGCGGCACGGCCCGCGTCACGCTCGATCTCGACCGCGGCGAGGTCTGCTTCGACCTCGCGGTGGCCGGCATCGCGCCGGCGACCGCGGCGCGCATCCACGAGGGCCCCGTCGGCCGCGCGGGCCGCGGGATCATCACGCTGATGCCGCCGACCGGCGGCAGCTCCAACGGCTGCGTGAGCGCGACCCGCGACGAGCTGAGCGCGTTGCTCGATGATCCGGAGAGGTATTACGTCGCCGTGCGCACCGCCGATTTCCCCGACGGCGCGCTGCGAGGCCAGCTCTCGCGCTGA
- a CDS encoding formylglycine-generating enzyme family protein translates to MAALGPGCEQKVRSFVDGDGGAGAAGGGAGGSGTAVGGGGAGSSATGGGATGGGATGGGAAGGGEAGGAAAGGGEAGGGGDAGGGGGTPLECSPDEARCAGDLIEVCGSDGRWALAACAGWCGAGRCILPPSCRLGETGAGETCGPDRSQPCCASLRVPAGRYDRSNDAAYPAEVSDLRLDRYEVTVGRFRKFVEAYPASRPAAGAGAHPAIVRSGWDAAWDSRLPASQAALKEDLKCNPGLHSWTDDVGGNELKPISCVSWFVAFAFCAWDGGRLPTEAEWNYASAGGSEQRAYPWGNAFPNATYAVFDVAGSAVVGSRSPRGDGRWGQADLAGNVWEWTLDFEGTYPEPCRDCANVERGSARVIRGGSWWQPEAEDLSSRLRTGWDPTDVTDALGVRCARKL, encoded by the coding sequence ATGGCCGCGCTCGGGCCGGGGTGCGAGCAGAAGGTGCGGAGCTTCGTCGATGGCGACGGAGGCGCTGGCGCCGCCGGCGGTGGAGCAGGTGGGTCGGGCACGGCGGTCGGCGGCGGCGGGGCTGGCAGCAGCGCGACGGGTGGCGGTGCGACCGGCGGCGGCGCGACGGGTGGGGGCGCGGCGGGTGGCGGCGAGGCCGGCGGCGCAGCGGCTGGCGGCGGCGAGGCCGGTGGAGGCGGTGACGCAGGCGGGGGCGGGGGGACCCCTCTCGAGTGTTCTCCCGACGAGGCGCGGTGCGCCGGTGATCTCATCGAGGTGTGCGGCAGCGACGGGCGGTGGGCTCTCGCCGCTTGCGCCGGCTGGTGCGGCGCGGGGCGGTGCATCCTGCCGCCGAGCTGCCGCCTGGGCGAGACCGGGGCGGGCGAGACCTGCGGGCCGGATCGGAGCCAGCCCTGCTGCGCGAGCCTGCGCGTTCCGGCCGGCCGGTACGACCGGAGCAACGACGCGGCGTATCCGGCGGAGGTGAGCGATCTGCGCCTCGATCGCTACGAGGTCACCGTCGGACGGTTCCGCAAGTTCGTCGAGGCGTATCCCGCGAGCCGACCCGCAGCCGGCGCTGGAGCTCACCCGGCCATCGTGCGGAGCGGCTGGGACGCGGCGTGGGACTCCCGTCTGCCCGCGAGCCAGGCCGCGCTGAAGGAGGACTTGAAGTGCAACCCGGGATTGCACTCGTGGACTGACGACGTGGGTGGGAACGAGCTCAAGCCGATTAGCTGCGTGAGCTGGTTCGTCGCGTTCGCCTTCTGCGCCTGGGACGGCGGGCGGCTCCCGACAGAGGCGGAGTGGAACTACGCGTCGGCTGGCGGGAGCGAGCAGCGGGCGTATCCGTGGGGCAACGCGTTTCCGAACGCGACCTACGCGGTGTTCGACGTCGCGGGCAGCGCCGTCGTCGGATCGAGATCGCCGCGGGGTGATGGCCGGTGGGGGCAGGCCGACCTCGCGGGGAACGTGTGGGAGTGGACCCTGGACTTCGAGGGGACGTACCCCGAGCCGTGCCGTGATTGCGCGAACGTCGAGCGCGGCTCCGCGCGGGTGATCCGCGGCGGCAGCTGGTGGCAGCCTGAAGCGGAGGACCTCTCCTCTCGCTTGCGGACCGGCTGGGACCCGACCGATGTGACGGACGCGCTCGGCGTGCGCTGCGCCAGGAAGCTGTAG
- the uraH gene encoding hydroxyisourate hydrolase — MSAITTHVLDTSRGCPASGVLVVLEVGDGGGYREVGRGTTDGDGRQKGLLSPGERPLQGCYRLTFHTGAYYAALGCESFYPTVSILFEIRDPAQHHHVPLLLSPHGYTTYRGS; from the coding sequence ATGAGCGCGATCACGACGCACGTGCTGGACACGTCACGGGGCTGCCCGGCGAGCGGCGTGCTGGTGGTGCTGGAGGTCGGTGACGGCGGCGGCTACCGGGAGGTCGGACGCGGCACGACCGACGGCGACGGCCGGCAGAAGGGGCTGCTGTCGCCGGGCGAAAGGCCCCTCCAGGGCTGCTACCGTCTCACCTTCCACACAGGCGCCTATTACGCGGCGCTCGGATGCGAGAGCTTCTATCCTACGGTGTCGATCCTCTTCGAGATCCGGGACCCGGCGCAGCACCATCACGTCCCGCTGCTGCTCAGCCCACACGGCTACACCACGTACCGCGGCAGCTGA
- a CDS encoding DUF6986 family protein, whose product MFQTSLSSEALRGALSRLPSGRSVFDHTGARQPVHTVYGGAHLFKADTARKLGAVALRAVEEHAPDFAAFARAIGLPGAEGLPEGRADALALAAAIEAGGGAAESASGAARLAHAVHARVLDKLRREPVEDLRIDFEDGYGVRPGHEEDAHAAAAAREVALGMAARSLPPFLGIRIKPLGDGCAERSLRTLDVFLSALVAASGGALPPAFAVTLPKVVAPEQVSALADALDALEGALQLPAGSIRIELMVETPASILGPRGEVALPGLVDAARGRCVAAHFGAYDYTASCEITAAHQHLAHPACDFARHVMQVALAGSGLWLSDGASNLLPVGPHRARPGGAPLTPQQSEENRRAVVGAWRLKYGQVRRALESGYYQGWDLHPAELPVRYAATYAFFLEGVDAAAARLRSFVERAAQATVAGTVFDDAATGQGLLGFFLRAIGAGAMTEGEAAERTGLTPDELRGRSFQAIVARRSA is encoded by the coding sequence ATGTTCCAGACGAGCCTCTCCTCCGAAGCGCTGCGCGGCGCGCTCTCGCGCCTCCCCAGCGGGCGCTCTGTCTTCGACCACACCGGCGCGCGCCAGCCGGTCCACACCGTCTACGGCGGCGCCCACCTGTTCAAGGCCGACACGGCCCGGAAGCTCGGGGCGGTGGCGCTCCGCGCCGTCGAGGAGCACGCGCCCGACTTCGCGGCCTTCGCGCGGGCGATCGGCCTTCCGGGGGCCGAGGGGCTCCCGGAGGGGCGCGCCGACGCCCTCGCGCTCGCGGCCGCGATCGAGGCGGGCGGAGGCGCGGCCGAGAGCGCCTCCGGGGCTGCGCGGCTCGCGCACGCGGTGCACGCGCGCGTGCTCGACAAGCTCCGCCGTGAGCCCGTGGAGGACCTGCGCATCGATTTCGAGGACGGTTACGGCGTGCGCCCCGGGCACGAGGAGGACGCGCACGCCGCGGCCGCGGCGCGCGAGGTCGCCCTCGGCATGGCCGCGCGCAGCCTGCCTCCGTTCCTCGGGATCAGGATCAAGCCGCTCGGCGACGGGTGCGCCGAGCGGAGCCTGAGGACGCTCGACGTCTTCCTCTCCGCGCTCGTCGCCGCCTCGGGCGGCGCGCTCCCGCCCGCCTTCGCGGTGACGCTGCCGAAGGTGGTCGCGCCCGAGCAGGTCTCCGCCCTGGCCGACGCCCTCGACGCGCTCGAGGGCGCGCTGCAGCTGCCGGCCGGCTCGATCCGGATCGAGCTGATGGTCGAGACGCCGGCGTCGATCCTCGGCCCGCGCGGGGAAGTCGCGCTGCCCGGGCTGGTCGATGCGGCCCGCGGGCGGTGCGTGGCGGCGCACTTCGGCGCCTACGACTACACGGCGAGCTGCGAGATCACGGCCGCCCATCAGCACCTCGCCCACCCGGCGTGCGATTTCGCGCGGCACGTGATGCAGGTCGCTCTGGCCGGCTCGGGGCTCTGGCTCTCCGACGGCGCGAGCAACCTCCTGCCCGTCGGCCCGCACCGCGCGCGCCCCGGCGGCGCGCCGCTCACGCCGCAGCAGAGCGAGGAGAACCGCCGCGCGGTCGTGGGCGCGTGGCGGCTGAAATACGGGCAGGTCCGCCGCGCGCTCGAGAGCGGCTACTACCAGGGCTGGGACCTCCACCCCGCGGAGCTGCCGGTCCGCTACGCCGCCACGTACGCGTTCTTCCTGGAGGGCGTCGATGCGGCCGCCGCGCGGCTGCGGAGCTTCGTCGAGCGGGCCGCCCAGGCGACAGTCGCCGGGACGGTGTTCGACGACGCCGCGACGGGGCAGGGGCTCCTGGGCTTCTTCCTGCGCGCGATCGGCGCGGGGGCGATGACGGAGGGCGAGGCGGCGGAGAGGACCGGCCTCACGCCGGACGAGCTCAGGGGCCGATCCTTTCAAGCCATCGTGGCGCGCCGGAGCGCGTGA
- a CDS encoding alkaline phosphatase D family protein, with product MMRRRDFLRATLVTAGSVVVPTACSDDGDPIGICDVHEDDRFFPQSVASGDPRHDSVVLWTRLVDRKQPQSDLTLALVVALDEEFTQLVVLNPSSDNVASVGSGSTQLRVTARAEFDHCVKIKVNGLSPGTTYYYRFYYMTGDGCVSSRVGRTRTAPALDADVPVRFAFVSGQDYVGRYYNAYVALAKEELDFVVHLGGYIYETTGNPSLQAAPGQRSISFSDVDGAIAFQPAEGAAYHAAKSLSNYRELYKTYRSDRALQRVHELFPMIAVWGDHEFSDDCHGATAAYLDGREPETDEDRRKAANQAWFEYMPAEYPNDPKGDEFRYDSAVEYPDDITIYRDFSFGKHVHLVMTDLRSYRADHLIPEDAFPGKVVVQEEQIVDSLTSLLPYTSRYILDINEDNWVMTYKRALDEAAVLFGFDPSLGFAQGEPRPVSAKVVDEIVAKLNEHKAEQGEEPIPPIPPSELAFMQSGFAYADLGKTDYYSAFGSRYFVIKDAFDPYSTLTAKAEVMGEAQRAWFQKTMEDSKSTWKVWGNEYRLSQLTVAHTTEPAEPDQESLTRHFYLNCDGWDGFREERNELIEMLAGVEGNVVSITGDLGAFLAGTPAVEGATSTAKIVEFGGSAISSATYRSVLTKQLASHPTLKDVLKAEAEDIDGSMKTANPHLAFSNSTSNGFCIVEANADEFVVSMHMIPEDALAAPLYEEAQAAALDEQITITRYKTVAAESELYWDDKGTWKQWIPATAS from the coding sequence ATGATGAGACGCCGAGACTTTCTTCGCGCGACCCTGGTGACCGCTGGTTCGGTGGTCGTGCCGACGGCCTGCTCCGATGATGGGGACCCGATCGGCATCTGCGACGTGCACGAGGATGACCGGTTCTTCCCGCAGTCGGTGGCCTCCGGCGATCCGAGGCACGATAGCGTCGTGCTGTGGACCCGGCTCGTCGATCGCAAGCAGCCGCAGTCGGATCTCACCCTGGCGCTCGTGGTCGCGCTCGACGAGGAGTTCACGCAGCTCGTGGTGCTCAACCCGAGCTCCGACAACGTGGCCTCGGTGGGGTCGGGCAGCACGCAGCTCCGCGTGACCGCCCGGGCGGAGTTCGATCACTGCGTCAAGATCAAGGTGAACGGCCTGAGCCCCGGCACCACGTACTATTACCGCTTCTACTACATGACAGGAGACGGCTGCGTCAGCTCGCGCGTCGGGCGGACGCGCACGGCGCCCGCGCTCGACGCGGACGTGCCGGTGCGCTTCGCGTTCGTTTCCGGCCAGGACTACGTCGGTCGCTACTACAACGCTTATGTGGCCCTGGCGAAAGAGGAGCTCGACTTCGTCGTCCACCTCGGGGGCTACATCTATGAGACGACCGGGAACCCGAGCCTCCAGGCCGCCCCGGGACAGCGCAGCATCTCGTTCTCCGACGTGGACGGCGCCATCGCCTTCCAGCCGGCGGAGGGCGCGGCGTACCACGCAGCCAAGTCGCTGAGCAATTACCGGGAGCTCTACAAGACGTACCGGTCCGACCGGGCGCTGCAGCGGGTGCACGAGCTCTTTCCCATGATCGCTGTCTGGGGCGATCACGAGTTCTCCGACGATTGCCACGGCGCGACGGCGGCCTATCTGGACGGCCGAGAGCCGGAGACGGACGAGGACCGGCGCAAGGCGGCGAACCAGGCCTGGTTCGAGTACATGCCGGCCGAATACCCGAATGATCCGAAGGGCGACGAGTTCCGCTACGACAGCGCGGTCGAGTACCCGGACGATATCACCATCTACCGGGACTTCTCGTTCGGGAAGCACGTCCACCTCGTGATGACGGATCTCCGCTCCTACCGGGCGGATCACCTGATCCCGGAGGACGCCTTTCCAGGAAAGGTCGTCGTTCAGGAGGAGCAAATCGTGGACAGCTTGACCAGCTTGCTGCCCTATACGAGCCGCTACATCCTGGACATCAACGAGGACAACTGGGTGATGACCTACAAGAGGGCGCTGGACGAGGCCGCTGTCCTGTTCGGATTCGACCCGAGCCTCGGTTTCGCCCAGGGCGAGCCCCGCCCCGTCAGCGCCAAGGTCGTCGACGAGATCGTGGCGAAGCTGAACGAGCACAAGGCCGAGCAAGGGGAGGAGCCGATTCCCCCCATCCCGCCGAGTGAGCTCGCCTTCATGCAGAGCGGGTTCGCCTACGCCGATCTCGGAAAGACGGACTATTACAGCGCGTTCGGGTCGCGCTACTTCGTGATCAAGGACGCCTTCGATCCCTACTCGACGCTCACCGCCAAGGCCGAGGTCATGGGCGAAGCGCAGAGGGCCTGGTTCCAGAAGACGATGGAGGACTCGAAGAGCACCTGGAAGGTATGGGGGAACGAATACCGCCTTTCACAGCTCACCGTCGCCCACACCACGGAGCCCGCGGAGCCCGATCAGGAGTCGCTCACCCGGCACTTCTACCTGAACTGCGATGGCTGGGACGGCTTCCGCGAGGAGCGGAACGAGCTCATCGAGATGCTCGCCGGGGTCGAGGGCAACGTGGTGTCGATCACCGGCGATCTCGGCGCCTTCCTCGCCGGAACGCCGGCTGTGGAGGGCGCCACGTCCACGGCCAAGATCGTGGAGTTCGGCGGCTCCGCGATCTCGTCGGCCACGTACCGCTCGGTGCTGACGAAGCAGCTGGCGAGCCATCCGACGCTGAAAGACGTCCTGAAGGCGGAGGCGGAGGACATCGACGGCAGCATGAAGACGGCCAATCCGCACCTCGCCTTCAGCAACTCCACGAGCAACGGGTTCTGTATCGTCGAGGCGAATGCCGACGAGTTCGTCGTGAGCATGCACATGATCCCCGAAGACGCGCTCGCCGCGCCCCTGTACGAGGAGGCTCAAGCGGCAGCGCTCGACGAGCAGATCACGATCACGCGGTACAAGACGGTGGCGGCCGAGTCCGAGCTGTACTGGGACGACAAGGGCACCTGGAAGCAGTGGATCCCGGCCACCGCAAGCTAG
- a CDS encoding zinc ribbon domain-containing protein: MHCPHCGRPVPEGSIACPHCGAALAPPGGAAGYYGMKPAARTMVGVTLPDLLRQTPSAPGGAGPGQAALPPMAGAPAAASRTIVGMPAAIFGAASAPAPAQADPRLSGGTLVVGTPAAVAPGARLDVPAAPAAPLHAAAALPLHAAPASPLHAAPASPLHAAPAAPLYAAPGDLRLDHTVPIAPGLAAARGPVPLPAVSRTLVGVARPGIAPLAPGAPADPEPDPELDSRYQPAGELGATIAPARFRAPPLQNPALMRPHRLKHRLPPPKGERRPRTSRRAVAVVVAGGVLALGAVLFALLWPSAPPVTARARADAGGREVIELRCDSCPDGTAVSIGEGRATTAGRVAQIPLASPLSVGENRMKVAIDRPGSGRDETVGVSIHVAYRIRPDLGTLQGERPSIQVVVEASKGTQVILDGKEVALTSGRAIESIDVTDAVEGPSDETKTLSRQVPYTVTPPDGPREQGMVSVAVGIVPLTIEAPGPSVVIDKESFVLAGRTARGAQIFAGAHPIAVRPDGTFAHVMNVSSVGATQFEVRAKMQGMAPRIAKLAVRRVDRLDTAAKEFAGRGPIGYAELAAGGKDHVGKPIALTGEVVEVRRQGYSTLILLSIPPASGCAGGKESGAAAASASAAPRAPEACKVRLVHGADNPAQRGDILTAYGSISPPFVAPGGAEIPEVQVEFTVKGGR; encoded by the coding sequence ATGCACTGCCCGCACTGCGGGAGACCCGTACCCGAGGGCTCGATCGCGTGCCCGCACTGCGGCGCCGCGCTCGCGCCGCCGGGCGGAGCGGCCGGCTATTACGGCATGAAGCCCGCGGCCCGCACCATGGTCGGCGTCACGCTCCCCGACCTGCTCCGGCAGACGCCGTCCGCTCCGGGCGGCGCAGGCCCCGGCCAGGCCGCGTTGCCGCCGATGGCTGGCGCGCCGGCCGCCGCCTCGCGCACGATCGTCGGCATGCCCGCCGCGATCTTCGGCGCGGCGTCGGCGCCTGCGCCGGCGCAGGCCGATCCGCGCCTGTCCGGGGGCACGCTCGTCGTCGGGACCCCGGCGGCAGTGGCCCCGGGAGCGCGCCTCGACGTGCCCGCAGCGCCGGCCGCGCCGCTCCATGCAGCGGCGGCCTTACCGCTCCACGCAGCGCCGGCCTCACCGCTCCACGCAGCGCCGGCCTCACCGCTCCACGCAGCGCCGGCCGCGCCGCTCTACGCGGCGCCGGGCGATCTGCGCCTCGACCACACCGTCCCGATCGCCCCGGGCCTCGCGGCGGCGCGCGGTCCGGTGCCGCTGCCCGCCGTGTCCCGGACGCTGGTCGGCGTCGCCCGGCCCGGCATCGCGCCGCTCGCGCCCGGCGCCCCGGCCGATCCCGAGCCCGATCCCGAGCTCGACTCGCGCTACCAGCCGGCCGGAGAGCTCGGCGCCACGATCGCGCCGGCGCGCTTCCGCGCCCCCCCGCTGCAGAACCCGGCGCTCATGCGCCCTCATCGCCTGAAGCATCGGCTCCCGCCGCCGAAGGGCGAGCGGCGCCCGCGCACGTCGCGCCGGGCCGTCGCCGTCGTCGTCGCGGGCGGCGTGCTCGCGCTCGGCGCGGTCCTGTTCGCGCTCCTCTGGCCGAGCGCGCCCCCGGTGACCGCGCGCGCCCGCGCCGACGCCGGGGGCCGCGAGGTGATCGAGCTCCGGTGCGACAGCTGTCCTGACGGCACGGCGGTCTCCATCGGCGAGGGGCGCGCGACCACGGCCGGCCGCGTCGCGCAGATCCCGCTCGCGAGCCCGCTCTCCGTCGGCGAGAACCGGATGAAGGTCGCCATCGACCGCCCCGGCAGCGGGCGCGACGAGACGGTCGGCGTCTCCATCCACGTCGCCTACCGGATCCGGCCCGACCTCGGCACGCTGCAAGGGGAGCGCCCCTCGATCCAGGTCGTGGTCGAGGCGAGCAAGGGCACGCAGGTGATCCTCGACGGCAAGGAGGTCGCGCTCACGAGCGGCCGGGCCATCGAGTCGATCGACGTCACCGACGCAGTCGAGGGCCCCTCGGACGAGACGAAGACGCTGAGCCGGCAGGTGCCGTACACGGTCACGCCGCCCGACGGCCCGCGCGAGCAGGGCATGGTGAGCGTCGCGGTCGGCATCGTCCCGCTCACCATCGAGGCGCCCGGCCCGAGCGTGGTCATCGACAAGGAGAGCTTCGTGCTCGCCGGGCGCACGGCCCGCGGCGCGCAGATCTTCGCCGGCGCGCACCCGATCGCGGTTCGCCCCGACGGCACCTTCGCGCACGTGATGAACGTCTCGTCCGTGGGCGCGACCCAGTTCGAGGTGCGCGCGAAGATGCAGGGGATGGCGCCGCGCATCGCGAAGCTCGCCGTGCGCCGCGTCGATCGGCTCGACACCGCCGCGAAGGAGTTCGCCGGCCGCGGCCCGATCGGGTACGCCGAGCTCGCCGCCGGCGGGAAGGACCACGTCGGCAAGCCGATCGCGCTGACCGGCGAGGTCGTCGAGGTGCGCCGGCAGGGATACTCGACGCTGATCCTGCTCTCCATCCCGCCCGCGTCCGGCTGCGCGGGCGGGAAGGAGAGCGGCGCGGCCGCCGCGAGCGCGAGCGCCGCGCCGCGCGCTCCGGAGGCGTGCAAGGTCCGCCTCGTCCACGGCGCCGACAACCCCGCTCAGCGCGGGGACATCCTCACCGCCTACGGCAGCATCTCGCCGCCGTTCGTCGCGCCGGGCGGCGCCGAGATCCCCGAGGTGCAGGTCGAGTTCACCGTGAAGGGCGGCCGATGA
- the hisF gene encoding imidazole glycerol phosphate synthase subunit HisF: MLAKRIIPCLDVKDGRVVKGVRFVGLRDAGDPVEAARRYDAEGADEITFLDITASHEKRGIILDVVARTAEVLFTPLTVGGGVKSEQDIEALLDAGADKVAINTAAVNDPDLVRRAADRWGAQAIVVAIDARRIADPSRVAWTVVTHGGRRDTGRDAVAWAEEIARAGAGELLVTSMDRDGTRDGYDLLLTAAIARAVPVPVIASGGVGTLDHLRAGLVEGGADAALAASIFHDAEYTIGEAKAYLEAAGVPVRPARAGGPGDAAGRGRS; the protein is encoded by the coding sequence ATGCTCGCGAAGCGCATCATCCCGTGCCTCGACGTCAAGGACGGCCGCGTCGTGAAGGGCGTCCGCTTTGTCGGGCTGCGGGACGCCGGCGATCCCGTCGAGGCCGCCCGCCGTTACGACGCGGAGGGAGCGGACGAGATCACGTTCCTCGACATCACCGCGTCGCACGAGAAGCGCGGCATCATCCTCGACGTCGTGGCGCGCACGGCGGAGGTGCTGTTCACGCCGCTGACGGTCGGAGGCGGCGTCAAGTCCGAGCAGGACATCGAGGCGCTCCTCGACGCGGGGGCGGACAAGGTCGCGATCAACACGGCCGCCGTCAACGATCCCGACCTCGTGCGGCGCGCCGCGGACCGCTGGGGTGCGCAGGCGATCGTCGTGGCGATCGACGCGCGCCGGATCGCGGATCCCTCGCGCGTGGCCTGGACGGTGGTGACCCACGGCGGCCGGCGGGACACGGGGCGCGACGCGGTCGCGTGGGCCGAGGAGATCGCGCGGGCGGGCGCGGGCGAGCTGCTCGTCACGAGCATGGACCGCGACGGGACGCGGGACGGCTACGACCTCCTGCTCACCGCCGCCATCGCGCGGGCCGTGCCGGTCCCGGTGATCGCGTCGGGCGGCGTCGGGACGCTGGATCACCTGCGCGCCGGCCTCGTCGAGGGCGGCGCCGACGCCGCGCTCGCCGCGTCGATCTTCCACGACGCCGAGTACACGATCGGCGAAGCGAAGGCGTACCTCGAGGCGGCGGGGGTGCCGGTCAGGCCGGCGCGCGCGGGCGGGCCGGGCGACGCGGCGGGCCGGGGGCGCTCGTGA
- a CDS encoding DUF533 domain-containing protein: MQEQSMAIVKSLVSVAWADGEFHEAEREMVEGLIAAFEANEDQAKEIRAYASQRRTLDDVPVGQLGGDDRRALLQHAVLLTFVDGEQHDAEKQYIAALTKKLELPDPESAEIIQAAEVRARRLLTLL, encoded by the coding sequence ATGCAAGAGCAGAGCATGGCGATCGTGAAGTCGCTCGTGAGCGTTGCGTGGGCGGACGGCGAGTTCCACGAGGCCGAGCGCGAGATGGTGGAGGGGCTGATCGCGGCGTTCGAGGCGAACGAGGACCAGGCGAAGGAAATCCGCGCCTATGCCTCCCAGCGAAGGACCCTGGACGACGTGCCGGTCGGCCAGCTCGGCGGCGACGACCGCCGCGCGCTGCTGCAGCACGCCGTGCTGCTCACGTTCGTCGACGGCGAGCAGCACGACGCGGAGAAGCAGTACATCGCCGCGCTGACCAAGAAGCTCGAGCTCCCCGATCCGGAGTCCGCGGAGATCATCCAGGCGGCCGAGGTCCGCGCCCGACGCCTCCTGACCTTGCTCTGA